In Miscanthus floridulus cultivar M001 chromosome 19, ASM1932011v1, whole genome shotgun sequence, the DNA window GAtagttgaagatggtggctaatttCCATGTGAGTTTGTGTCAAAATAAATCAGCTGGCCTGGAATGCCATTTAGATCCAGCTGTTGTTGAGTTTGCTATTGCTTATACAAGCTAGTCTATATCTATATCCAGGGCGTTCGGCTGCActacttgtttcagcttattctctctcatatAATACTATTCAACCATCCAAAATTCACTATTCCACCTACCAGCCGAAAAAAAGACTAAAAAGTGACACGGTTTTTGGAGTGTTTGGTTGGCGACCAACCAACggacgccgcgccgcgccgcagtTGCGTCGTGTGTTTGCTTTGCTGCCCCATTTGCTCGCCCAGTTCAATTTGGCTGCCAAATCGTGCCGCACATTCGGCAAGCCAGCCACAGCCAGAGACTGGGCACGGCATCTTTTGGACACCGTCCAAACGGGGTGCGACAATCCACCGCTTCGCTTCACCCGGTGCGAAAAAAATGAGCTTCCCACCTCCCGCTCTGCCCGCCCGTGCGATCTCCAATCACGCGAGCACTTCCGCGTTCACCCCGCGCCGCACCCACGTCGCCGCGACGCTGACGACCGCGCCCGCATCCCGCCGCCGCTGGCCCACGTCCGGCTGCCACCCTCGGCCCCAGGTCCACTCGCGTGGCCTCCGCTCCGCCCCGAGGCACCACCGCCCTGCGCCGCCGTGCCGGGCCAGCCGTCACACGATCGGTGCGGGAGGGAAGGGGGCAGAGTGCGCGGGGTGAGGCATGGAGGCCGGCAAGGTAGGGAGAGAGAACGAGGAGGGCGCAGTGGATGGCCGTGGTGACGGCCGTGACAGTACAGTCCACAGCCAGCCGGAGAGAGAGGGCGCCCCGATACTGAAGGAATCCAAATTCAAGGTCTATTTACTGCTGGAACGGTAGGAGTTCATGATCTCAGCGAAAATTCAGTGTGATTTCACTACAAATCTGTCGGTGCTCTGCTTGTCGGAGTTTCAGTTCGTGTTTTGTACACgccctgttcggcttatcccatattcggtttgttcggcttctttttttcagccgaatcagtgtttttctctcacaacaatttagccggaacagtgtttttcagccagtttcagccaaattttAGACCAGGGAACGAGGCCTAAAGGGCTCAAGAAGATGAACTTGACTTGATATCTTACCCAAGTAGTTCATATGTGTGAAGTTATGCCCAAGTTGGATTTACTATAAACACAGTCCCGATTGCTATGTTTACACTAACCCCTGAAATTAGTCTCCACCTGTCTAGGATGACTATTGCCAAACTGCTCCTGTTTCTTTCTCACAGACCAATATTGAAGCAGATTGCTTGTGCATAGATGAATGCCTCTTAGGAACTGGTTTGGTCTCAGTTGTTATTATGGCCGCAACCTGCGTGTGACATGACGTTAATGTTTAGGCCCTTTCCATGTATAGGCTGGCTTTGTAGTTTTTGTTACCCAAAAGCAAATGCCAATGCCTTAATGTTAACTAATGTGTCGTTAACGGTACTCCTTATCTGGAGGGTTCAAGTTTCGATAGATATTTGCAGTGCAAAGTACATAGGGCCTTGtgtagtacaacaacaacaaagtctttaagtccTAAATAAGTTGGGATAGGTTAGAGTTGAAACTCAGCAGAAACAATCAAGAtccaggcacgtgaatagctgtttttcaaGCACTCATATCTAatgctaagtctttaggtatattttatcctttcaagtctccttttattgtctctacccaagtcaacttcggtctttctctcttcacgttattatcctggcttaggatttcactacgcactagtgcctctggaggtctccgttgtacatgtacaaaccatctcaaccgatgttggacaagcttttcttcaattgcgGCTACCCCTAATCTaccacgtatatcatcgttccgaactcgatcccttcttgtatgaccgtaaatccaacgcaacatacgtatttccgcgacatttatctgttgaacatgtcgtcttttcataggccaacattctgcaccatacaacatagcaggtctaatcgtcgtcctataaaacttgccttttagcttctgtggtacccttttgtcacatatgaCACCAGATGCttagcgccacttcatccaccctgctttgattctatggctaacatcttcatcaatatccccgtctctctgtaacattgatcctaaatatcgaaaggtatcattcctaagcactacttgaccttacaaactaatatcttccttctcccgagtagtagtgccttTTATTTCGGTTTTGAATGCCACAATGTCCAAAAGTGTGAGTGACACCAGCACCTCTTTGCATTGAGAGCAAATAACCTTATTGTAGATCGCTGGCAACACTTCTATGTTATCAAATTTATATATATTGTAGATCACTGGCAGCACTTCTCATTTTTTTAAAGGTAAGCTGCAGCCCAAATTTATATATATGGTACCAGATTTGGCCAGTGCAGTCTAACTGTTTGATGCCATGCAAAATTCAGTAGCTTTGGTTTATGTTCTCTGTTCATATTTGATATATATATGGGAACTGGCATGacatatttttataatttttgctCATTCAACATTGTCGTGTCTTCTTTGCAGGCTTTCAAATTATTCTTTGCCGTGTCTTCTTGGAAAATTCCCGGTATGTCACCTTGAGTAGGTAATTTCAGTTAATGTTATTTGAGAGCTTGCAGGTTTGGTGTTAGAGATGATTTCTCTGTTGGCATCACTATATGGTGTTTCTTTTTTGGATACTTTCGATGCAAAGTTCTATGCTTAATAATGAAAACATAATATTCTTGTTATTACTAAACTGTAAGGCTTGCAAGTTGAAAAATTTAGTACGTGACTATGTGGATATGACTCTTCGTGCATATGACTGATAATTTTAGTATGCAACTCTACACAAATACTAATTAACCCATTTAACCAGCAACCATGGATGAATTTCAGCATGTTTATCAAACAAAAAGGATTACTTTCACTTTGAAGAATGATTTGCAGGTTTTGATTCCACATGAGGACCTGGTCTGGAATAGGCAAGACGAGGAAACCATCAGGACCACCTCTCAGGTTGGTTTCCTCACACAGTCACACCCACCTGAGATTGatccctctctctccccttcTTGGATTGATCACGAATGTGCTCAGGTCTTTTGTCCATTGGTTTTGTGTCTCTGAAACTAAATGTTGCAGAATTGACTGTGTGAGTTGAAGTGGACTGTGTTAGTGTTGTGGTGATAGGATAAATTAGTATCAATAGGGATGATTCACCCTGGTTTTATCCATATCATTTTATCAATTAGATGGGTCAATGATATATGATTTTGAACTTGTGTTGCTCTGTGCAGGTTCAAATATGTGATTATGAACTTATCTTCTTTGAGCCTGCAATGCTGATTTTTTTCCCTAAATTTTTCATGGTAGAAAACATTGTGCATTCCTTTTGCTTTTGGATTATTATATTACCTGAAATTGAGATCTTGAAATAGTCATATGTTTGGATTATTGGGGTTGCATAAACACTTTTGACATGAGCTGATCCTATTATAATTAAAGTGGTACAAAAGATAGTCTGCATTCCTACTCAACCATGTCCCCTGTGCCTGCCAGGAGTTGATCTTGTGCCCGTGCAACGCCGTCTGAATAATGTATTGTTTTAGGTAAATGCATGGGTCTCTTGTCCCCAGGATGTCTTCCAGTGAGGTCTTATTAATGTGTGCGCGGCAACTGCGATTGTAGATTTGTAGTTGTGCCTTCTTCGGGTCCATGCTTTTCATTTGTTACTTTGTGAATCATTGGCTCGCAGTTTATATTTCTGATGACCTATGTTTTAGCTAGCTATGATGAAAGTTTTAAGAATATAAATTCTCGTGTGCTGGAGCAATTAATGTATGCAGAGGTAGGTTTTCCATTGATAAAGTTCATCTTTCGGTTTGTTTAGAGTTGTGCTAAGTTGTGTTTTTGACTGGTGTTCTAGGGACTTGGCAAACCTTCCTGTTCTCTTGTTTTGTTTTTCTATTGTCTACTTGTGACAAATCTCTTGTTGTTCCTTCTAAAAAAAATGTCCATTTAGGAATAGTCTGTTTCGAAAGAAGAGAGACGATAAGTTTTTTTTAAGTTATTATTTCAAGTCAGTCGCTTATTATTTGTGTCATGGATCATTGGATTCTCATCCAGCATGTTGGTCTGGATGTGGCGACAAAGATCAAGACCGGGAGCGGTGCACGGGTGATTCCGATGACTGTCCACTTGGCCACCTGCTTTGATGGATTAGCTAGCTCACTGATGGATTAGCTGCTCCTCCGATTTGCTTGCTTCTTATGGCTGTCTATAGTGTAGAGAAATATTCAAATTATTGTGCATCAAATTCGAGCTCCCTTTGGATTGAGAGAGAAAAAGGAAATGAGAGAGCCAAATACTTTTACTTTTACATTAGAGAAGTGGAAGAAAAATAGAGATAGAAAGGGTCACGGGCCGAACGTATCTAGCGATCTGGCCCAGCCACCCCATTTCCTTTTCCCTCCGCTCATAGCCACGCTATAGGGCCTGCGACTGGTGAAGACAGCCGGGCCACGCCCTGACGCCGTCGCACAAGCTCCCTCTCCCTACCTGGCGTCCTGGCCCAGTCATGGAATGCAAGATAGGAATAGGATGGTCGAGTCTGAAACAACGCAAACAAGCTAGATATGCTGCAAACAGGCTATGTACGACACGAAGCATTTAGGGGCTGTTTGGATGCGACCGTGGCTAAAATTGTCTGCACTAGACCTCTCCCTGTACATGGCTTGGAGTTTATTTGGTTGGAACCTGGAACTGTTTTGCCCAGAGCGAATGCCTGCGTGCTGGTTGCCTGTCGCCATAGGTAGAAAGCTAGGTAGCTAGCCCAACGGGCAACTGCTAATATATGGACAATTTCTACAATAACGTtggaaacaaaacaaaaaaagttaTGTAAAATTCAGAAATTTGCACCGCTGCCATGCATGCTCACATGCAtgatcaaattttcttttctccaaCTTAACGATACAGACATCATTAATTTATGTTCACGAAGGAAGGAAACATCCCCACCTCCCTCAAAAAAAAGTTAGAATTGTTCTTTTGTCCCTAGCTAGctaccttttttttttctaaGGAAAACTACGACAGTGTCAATTCCGGCCATCGTTGACTACTTGCACCTCTGGACGACCATGGAGAACGACGTGCTCACCGACCAGCCTGACAAGACGGTGTGGCGATGGACACCGGATGGAACATACAATGCAAAGTCAGCATAATGCACACGGGCGCAATCAAATTCCGTGGACACACGCTGATCTGGAAGACTTGGGCACCACTACGAGTCAAAATATTCCTATGGTTGGCGCTTCGCCATGTCTTGGAGGCAAGAGAGAACTGCTATTTGTGTGATCAAGCTCCAGGAACCATAGATCATATCATCGCATCATGCCCATACACCCAGGAGGTCTGGTTCTATGTCTGCCAAGCACTTGGACAGAACCTGCcgcagcagaagcaatcaaccaTATCACTTGGTGTTGGTGGAGGCAGCTGCCACTGTATAAAAAAGCCACATATCCACCACCTCACCACAGACATGACCAGTAATGCGCGTCTGCTGTAGTACAACTACATACGCGCCTTCTTGATGCGTGTCTGTAGTAAATCGTCGGCGAGGGTCGCCGGTCCGGCGAGGTCAACATGCGTCTGTAATAAGCGCTTACTGCAGACGAGTGTTGGTAAAAGGTGTCTGAAATAAACCTACAAACGCGTGTATGTAAAAAGCGTCTGTATCTGCAGCAGTTATTACAGACACGTGTTGTGATTTCCGAGTCTCGGATAACGGGGTCGAACTCTACGGACGCGCATACGTGACACGCGTCTGTAGTAAGATCTCTTATTGCAAACACGTATGTTGTTGCAGACGCGTGTTTCCAACACGCGTTGAGTAATCCTACTTATAGCAGACACGTCCTCCTCTACACGCGTCTGTATTTTGTGGCAGACGTGTGTTCCATACACGCGTCTGTAGCACTTGGCCTGCGTACTTAGCCGTTGGCACATGCTAACCGGCAGAGGGAGGTACGTGGCGCGTATGGAACACAACGGGCAGTGGCTCTTGCGCGGCTTTGAGGAGCGTAGGCGGAGTTGGCGAACGGCGGGTAGCGGCCGGAGTTGCGCAGCGCGACCGCAGGCGGGCGGCGGAAGGTGGGGCACGCGACAGCCGACGGGGCGCGCTCCTGTGGCGGGCGGCAGGCTGGAGGGGCACGCTGCTGCAACAGGCGGCGGTGGGCGGCCTTAGGGCCGTGCCGCGTAGGCGGCCAGACGTAGGTGAGCAAGTCTTAAGCTCGAGCCGCCGGCGCTCCTCTCTTTCCCTCATCTCTGCCAGAGCACCGCCACGCCCCTCGACGGCGAAGTTCGTCGTCGTTGTTCCATCTTGTACCATTTTCCCGTGCTCCTAGCTCTGCCTAGTTCTTGCGGTCCTCCTCGAACCGCTGTAGCCACCTCTTGCCGCCGCAATCGCCTTCGGTGTCGGTTGCCGCCGcggccgtgccaccatggccgccatgggCAGCTCGCCGTGGCTAGCTCGTTCCGACGCTCCTCCGGTGATCCTGTTTATTGTTTTAGCTCTCATGCGACTTCGTGATGCTCATCGGCTCCATTCTTTTACCTCTACTGCGCAGGTCAAGGCGGAACGACGACCTCGCCACCAGTTCGCGCCCCGCACTCGCCATCACCGCCGGCCATCTAGCTCCGCCTCGTCCCCGGTTCAACCAAGCAGTGCATCGACATCgcggtgagctgctgatgctgcctgAGCCCTTAGACTAACCTATGCCATGTTGTATCTGCTGGAGCAGCACCGCGCCGCCGTTCTGTGaccaccgcaccgccatggctATGGTCGAGCTCGAGTCTAACTCTAACTCGTTCCTCTCTGCAGTGTACTCAATCAGGTGTGATCCGACCATGGGCTTCTCTGTGAACAGTGGTGAACTTATGTGAAACTTGCATTGTGAACTAAGTATACTGAAAAATATGATTTTTATTACTAAAGCATTGATGAATTTGCTTATATTCCTCCATTTTCACTCCAGCCATTGACAAActagcaacaatatatatgtaatatTAATATATACATAGATGCATTTCCAGCCAAAGTATATATGTGACAGATCAAGTTTGCATCAATTACATCATCACCAAAAGTTAACACAGAGTTTATATTCACATAGAGTTTCATCAGCATAGAGTTCATACAGCATCACATCATCATTAGTTGTTCGTTGGTGGCGGAGGCATGGCGCCCTGCAACTTGCTTTGGAGGTCATGCACATTCTGAACCATGGACGCCAGTTGGTCACCATGGTCGTCCAGGTTCTTCTTGAGACGCTTCTCCTTCTCTTCGTTCTCAGCCTTCTCTTTCTTGAGTTCGTCAACACTCCGCTGAAGACCGCCTATGCTCTTCATGATGGGTTTCAGAGCTGCGCCCAGGGCCTCGTGCATGGTACTTAGAGGGAGCTGATAAGATCGAACCTATATGCACATAGAAACAGTTATAGGAACATATATCAAAATCCAGCATAAATCTAGATACTGTAACAAAAAACCTACATATAAGTTTTATTTGCATTCATATAAGTTTTATTATTCAGCATACATATCAGAATCGTATAAGTTTCATATAATCAATTATAGGCTACAAAGTCCATGACCTTGTGAACTCCAGAATCATAgcaaattagaaaaataaaacatCTAGCTGCTGCTAACAATGCACATAAAGACTTAGAGCTGCCCCAAAGAGATGAAACCCAATCTACTCAAATCACAATGCTGAAATATTGAAGTGGCACCATCAAAATTATTCACAAGATTTAAATCATTGATCTATGATAAACATCTAGATAAAGCAATCTACTCAAAGCACAATGTTGCTGCAAAATACAATATATGATAGTTTACATTGCTTGTATAAAAACTTGAGTTGCATCTGCATTTATTCTACACTAAGTTGTTTTCTCTGCTCCATCTGGGTCCGGGATGAGAGAATGGCATGagccaaattattttagcaacaaACTCATCCAATTCAGAGGCTACGAACAAAACTGTCATTAAATTAAGAAAGAAAACATGCATATAAGCAGTTGTAATCTAAAGAGTGTGCATTACCTGGCCATGGGTGGATCTTGAAACGCTGACTTCGCCGCAGTTGGCGCCACCGCGGAGCCATAAACGACACATCCTGGCTCCTCCCTCCAAGCAGTGGTCACACATCTTAGTGTCCACTGCCCTTGGAGCCGTGGCCGAGGAAGAAggcaccgccgccgctgcttgcgtggccttcctctccttcctcctcgccTCCACGGGCTCTCCTTCCTCCTCGCTATCCGAGTCCACCGTGAGCACCACCGCCGGCTTCTTGCCCGCTGACCTCGAGGCCATGGCCGAGGAAGTGGGCATGTCTAGCCTGGCATTCTTCTTCATCACCGCcagctgcttctccttcatcaatgTTGCCAGGTGCTTCTCCTTCCTAGTGATGACTGCGGCCTTCTTCTTCAACCCCGGCAGGGTGGTCGGGACAGCCTTCTTCTTTAAGGCCGGCGTCTTCTCGAACCCCGGCATGGGACTCACCTCCTCCTTCACTGCTACCGAGGATGAGGAACGGCAGGCGAACCTCCCTATCTTCTTGTCCCTCAGGTTGTGCCACCTCTCTGGCCTCGTCATCttcgacggcggcggctgcgggtACGGATGTGGCGGTGGGCCAGGGAGGCAGCTGCGCACACGGCGGGGAAGGCGAGAGGCCAGAGTCAATGCAAGGGCTACGCGCGGTGGGGAAGGCGAGAGAGGAGTGGAGAGACGAGAAGCCAGAGTGAATGCCACTATGCCGGAGTGGCAGTTCCAAAGCTTTGCACTATCATTACTCTCTCGGTTGGCGGACGGCGGCAACGGGTTACTCAATTGGCTTACTACAGACGATTGTTAATAACACGGGTCTAAAGTAGGAGCCTGATAGGACGGCCCCCGTTTAAAAAATAAACACCGATCCCCATTTGAACTTACGAACGTAGCGCAATGGTTAACTCACGGGGTTGTAGGCTTGAAGGTCTCATGATCGATCCCCACAGGGGTACAATTTTTTTGCCTTTTATTTTACTACTACAGACGTGTTTTTACAACATAGGTCGGAAGTAGGATCCTGATAGGATGCCCCACCGCCACCCTGTTTTAATGTATTGGAGAACTTTAAAAAAATAAACACCGCTCCCCGTTTGAACTTACAAACGTAGCGTAATGGTTAACTCACGGGGTTTGTAACAGAAcagcccaatttatacaagatcaagtacggttgttcccgctaacacgttgacacgcgtatactttcacttatataaacccggtagtccgtcgagtgtcatgaaggaccttagtaaatcaacatcacaaccaagatcgtatgattaagcaaatacacatcacatacatagagttccAGCGGAattaatgtttacaatgagttcacaaataataatacaagtttgggtttcaaaaccgattagtgaaaacaatataGCTTTCAAACGATTACATTactataagttccaaatacattgctagcataagtgacatcctctgataaaagcatatagatgagaaataaatatagagtcaccgagcctaTCAGCGGTTAGCCATAATCTTCAGtaagccgagaacttcacctgcaacatggtaggataaaccctgagtacttgaatgtactcagctagacttatccatcataaactagaaataaaatgacaccaaggagtatgcaaggctttataagtagagctagtagacattatttgcataaaaagcattagtTGTCCAATATCAGTTAAACTGTGAATCACcggttattaatcctatctcatactagattagcaactatcctatgccaaacatgttggtatcaTTAAGTcaacacaataataaccatatccaattGAGTTCTTTCATAATCTCGTAAccacacttccatcaattactacgatgaagtgtgatcctgtcaagttctcactatccgggagagacggcgattcgaaccgattcctacccagctggggaattattcctaacacacacctagacatacctacgccaaggtagtcttagttcacctttggtacaactcaagtacaatcgtGGGTAGGACCAGCACCGCACCTCAAAGGTACAACCAATCTGCCAAGGGGGctcaggactctaacccgcccttaggcttacgccattggctctccgcacatccttactgcctccagggtgcgcactttaactgctcgtgtccctggcctaagttgagctactcggcatCGTGgccggaatgacttatccggccaactatgtgagaggcatgcattcaacatgacaagatgacctccaacgtccggtccttaaatgacacagacggaatcactatgataccacaacataagactccATCCGGTCTCTATTTATTCAACagtaccaggttatgttccacgatagcacaatatagccaaccatgatcaagtTATCATCTATAGCTCGCacgtgacaggaaatcacccgacttctactggtcaaACATAccaatgttttagatctgcacagaactaggacataagagtagtagtagtttcaaaaaggcataactggagttaaagacatcaaacaagcatgaaccttaactttctagaaatcttattaaattatctaaaacatgtttattatcatcacaaggtgattccaccattaacaatgtcaatcaagcacaattgagcacctctgtccagacttggacagattctaccatgcaacttcacaagcttataactggagatttagactaccaaaaggagtgatctttaacaatttggaaagctcatgaaaataaatacacttcttatattatctccaagacatgattcaaagcttagttgggtcaaacaacacaatcattcagatctgtacagagagcatgcaaaatctaatagggaaattataaaatctatagctcctaaattatcaggcctatggtcatgaaaatttaacacaagctagattatgaagttacctacaactttggtattcaccacaACTAGgggcaaacatcatt includes these proteins:
- the LOC136525226 gene encoding uncharacterized protein isoform X1 — encoded protein: MEAGKVGRENEEGAVDGRGDGRDSTVHSQPEREGAPILKESKFKVYLLLERLSNYSLPCLLGKFPVLIPHEDLVWNRQDEETIRTTSQVKAERRPRHQFAPRTRHHRRPSSSASSPVQPSSASTSRVLNQV
- the LOC136525226 gene encoding uncharacterized protein isoform X3, with translation MEAGKVGRENEEGAVDGRGDGRDSTVHSQPEREGAPILKESKFKVYLLLERLSNYSLPCLLGKFPVLIPHEDLVWNRQDEETIRTTSQELILCPCNAV
- the LOC136525226 gene encoding uncharacterized protein isoform X4, with product MEAGKVGRENEEGAVDGRGDGRDSTVHSQPEREGAPILKESKFKVYLLLERLSNYSLPCLLGKFPVLIPHEDLVWNRQDEETIRTTSQVYAEIDE
- the LOC136525226 gene encoding uncharacterized protein isoform X2; translated protein: MEAGKVGRENEEGAVDGRGDGRDSTVHSQPEREGAPILKESKFKVYLLLERLSNYSLPCLLGKFPVLIPHEDLVWNRQDEETIRTTSQHVGLDVATKIKTGSGARVIPMTVHLATCFDGLASSLMD